AATACGATTCTCTCAATTGTTGTAGTATCATGATTCTCATTTCCTAATTCcctagaacttgttgaatcttcaaaaaacttgaagaTCATTAGCTATTTGATTTATAGAATGACGGAGATGGAGTGTTGACCACCACAGATACATAAGTAGAGCAACGGTAATTCATCAATAATATTGCAACGTTAGAAACTAACAATATGATAGTAAAATTTCAGAATATTTATACAGAGGCCAGATGTTCTTTGTGCCTGgggcaggctgcgcccagacacatggggtaggcaaaatgaccaccctaccccctggatggcaggcccatgtgtctgggcgtagacaaggcatagagaacatcagcccttatACAAAATGCCAACAATTTTTAGGTGGGTGGCAAAAACAGTACCGATCATCGAATTTGgttcgtctccagggagcccagcacgcccaggatGCATCCAGCAGTTGGGATGTGCTGCatacatccctaggcatgcgtcaagatgtgtgcgacacagctcaaccattggatgcctcCTAAACACgccctgggcgctgggctccctggagccGATCGTGATCCCCCGATCACTAGTGTTGGCAGCGGAGGAAGGACGTGATGACTTCTAGACAGGCTTACAAGATCAACAGAACAACAGGTGCGTTATGTAATGCCAAAATCCATATTCAATGGAGTTGTTGCTCTAATCCAACTTATCAGTAAACCTGAAAACCAGAGTTGTTCTCTCTTCTGACATCTCAGTGGGTCTCAATCTAGATCCTTACTTGCGCGAAGTTACCATTGTTGAGCATGGCAGCGTAAGCGACATCACTAGAATTGATTTCAGCCTTCCATGACTCTTGGACTTCGGGGTTGGTAAGCACAAGTTGGCCATCTGTTGTAAGCTCAATTTTGGATTTCCTGGGTTCCGGGTTATCACCATCAGAGTAGTAGAACATTGGCTTGGTATTTGGTTGAGCCAGATGCAAAGCAAGAAGAAATCCTTACATTCAAGTCGATTggcaagggagagagagagggagatataTGCCCAGTATAaggggagggagaaagagagatggaatttttctttgcaggaggaatcagaaaagaaaatgtGAGTAAGGGAGTTTGAGTAATAAAGGGGGAATTCTTGGGTAATCTCATAATTTAGTTAAGGGAAATATAAGATTAGATAGGCCCAATTAAATGCAGAGTtacgagacagagagagagagagattcagtGTGCCTTGGGTCCTTACTGTTAATGCCGTTACCCTCTGTTACTAAATACTTGTACTaacgttgttgttgttgttgttgccgcCTATCcacttttgcttcttcttcttccgatgTGGTTTAGCCGACGAATCCTCTTTGAGCTTGACATAGGACCATTGGTGACCGGTGAGTCATTTGATcttgttctttttgtttctcttgttaTAGTGGCGGCAAATTTTGATGGTTTCTTTCGGTTTCGGTTCTGAGTTCGGTGTTTCTTTTGGAAGCTGTGTTGAAGGAGGCTGTAGATTTGGTACTTTTTCTGAACTGTTATCTCTTGGTTCCTTTGATTTGATGGTTGGATATTGTGTTTGGATGATATCTTGATGTCTTTGTATTTATTGAGTGCAGGAAAACACACCGTTAGATGAGATTTTTCAGAATTTGGGATGTAGCAGGGATGGTCTCACCACTGAGGCTGCTCAGGACTCGGGAGAGATTAGCCATTTTCACAGCAAGCTTGAGGAGAAAAGGTCCCGTTCTGTCTTTTTTTACACATGCCCTTCTtgtgctatttttttttctagcaaaagtttttttttccttggactgtatttgtgattttgttttgtttttcaggAGAGTAGTAAgttcttgatgttttttttttttttaactttttttttataatagttTAGTTCTTGAAGTTCTTAGGGTTTATGTGGAACCCTTTGTCATGGGTTATGGAAGCGGCTGCGATTATGGCTATTGCCCTTGCTAATGGAGGAGTTAGCACTCGTTTTCCCTTTCTGTGCTCTTTATGGGTTGGGGTTTTTAGGGGGTGGGGCTTTGATAGTTCACTTCGTTAGGCTGTTGGAATTCAgggcattttttttggggggctaAGCAGGGAAAACCTCCTGACTGGCAGGACTTGTCATTATCATCACTTTGCTTGTTATAATTGACTATCAGTTTCATCGAGAACAATGCTGGCATCGCTGCTGCTGCTCTCATGGCACGGCTCGCTCCTGAGGCTAAGGTAGTAAATAGAAGTGACATGTTTCTTTGCTAGCAGTTCCACTCTGATCTCGTTCTGTTTTGTGCTGTTGGTTGTGCAGGGTTTCCAGTTTACTGATTTCAATTTTGGGCTAGAGCACACATCTTGTCTCGAAGTTGGTTTACTCTTTATCTAAAATACAGGTCCTTCGAGATGGAAAGTGGAGCAAGGAGGATGCTTCTGTTCTTGTCCCAGGCGGCATAATCAGTTTTAAGCTTGGGGATATAAGTCAAGCAGATACTCGTCTCCTTGACGGAGATGCATTAAGAATTGGTCAGGTGACTAGAAGTAGATTCGTTGTTTTCTTGTCTTCAGAGTCATTAACGAGTGGGTCAAATCAGTCTTGCAGTCTGCCCTGATAGGGGAATCCCTACCCGTGAGTGAAGGCCCAGATGATGGTGCTTATTCTGGTTTGACGGGACTAGAAGTAGAACCATTGTTTTCTTGTCTTCAGCGTCATTACGAATGGATCAAATCAGTCTTCCTTTCAAATCTCGTCCTGTTTCATTTGCAGTCTGCCCTGATAGGGGAATCCCTACCCGTGAGTAAAGGCCCAGGTGATGGTGTTTATTCTGGTTCGACGTGCAAGCAGGGAGAGATTGAGGCTGTGGTCATTGCCACTGCTGTGCATACTTTCTTTGGAAAGGCTGCTCACCTCGCGCACAGTACAAACCAAGTTGGCCATTTCCAAAAGGTAAGCATATGTTAGCTTGCGACTCTATGTAGTTCCCACCAATTACATATGTTAGCATGCGACTCTATGTAGTTCCCACCAACTCGATATACCTATCTATATTGCTGGGTTTGTCAGTCAATATGTCTATTTGTTAGGTTTTGACTGCAATTGGAAACTTCTGCATTTGTTCAATTTCTGTTGGAGTGATAGTGGAGACTATTGTTATGTATCCCATTCAGCACCGGAAGTACCGTCTGGGAATTGATAATCTATACCTTCACAGCCTCTATGATctttcccaacatgtccatttaaatcaccccctataataatcttttctccttgacgaaaaccttgcactaatccatccatgtgttcccaaaattgtaacttactactttcatccaaccCTATTTGAGGTGCGTATGggctaattatattgacaacctcttccTCCAACACAAGCTAGATATAATCGTATCTTCGAGtcttttaacatccactacatcattctttaaatctttagCCACTACTATGCCCCCTCcatttctattacttttatcccccgtataccaaagtttaaagtcgtCCAAACTCTttagcttttttacccttccatccaGTCTCTTGAATACAGGCTATGttaatctttcttctcctcataacatctatcaattctagactcttaCTTGTTAAAGATCCAACGGTCAGATTTTCAGGAACTGAAGAGTCATATAGAGAGTTGGATTCATAGCCGTCCCCTATCTCAGCTGCAAATATCTTGCAAGATGCAAAGTAGCTCTGCCAGTATTTTTCTACTGTCTCATTGCACTTTGTTCCAAGGACTGTCAACAAGATTGAGAGTTGGATTTTGAAATCCAGAAAAACGGAGAAAAATTGATAGCAGGGAACTTGAGggtcaaaacagaaaatattgAACTGGTTGAATCATAAACAATATTGAAAACCTATTAACAGTTCCAAGGACTGTCAACAAGATTGAGAATTGGATTTTGAAATCCAGAAAAGCGGAGAAAATTTGATAGCAGGGAACTTGAGGGTCAAAACAGCAAGCAAATATTGAACTGGTTGAATCATAAACAATAGTGAAAACTCATTAACAGCAATCTGAAATAGATTTGAAATATCAAGACTGAAACCCAGATTTTAGAAGTGTTTTACTACAGGTCGGATACTGAAATTCAATTGAAAAATTGAGAGCAAAACAGAATCTGAATTCAGCAGACAAATTAAATTGACATCAAGTTCCTGCGGAGATTTGCTAAGGATTAATTTAAcaattgaacctaaaaacagAAAGTTATTAACAAGAATAGAGATCTCAGATAAGAAAATTGGAGTTTGATCTGACCTGATCGATTGCATTTAGAAGAATATTCAGGAATCCACCTAGACCAATCTGGAATCCCCCAGATCCTTTATAGACTCTAAATCAGAATTCAAATAAGACTCAAAACAGGAAAAGACAAAGAACAAACAGATTAACCAGGACTCTCCAGCCGCAGGCTATGTTTGGAGAATCTCTAACTGACTCAAAGACTTATTCGATAGAAGAAATAAAGaccaaatgaaaaaggaaacttCTCCCTATCGCAGAATTAAAAGGGTGGAATTCTAAACTGAATAATAACAGAGGTAGACTTCAAAACAAATCTGGAATTTATAAGAGGTATTCCAGTCTGTCCAAACAacttaaacaataaaataaaggaaatcaaCTTCTAAACACCAGCCCATGATTTGAACCAGAACTGAACCACATGGTTGGTTCTGAACCCGAAAACAGGTTCAAGGTTGGACCAGACCAACTGCAAGTTCTTCACCTGGAATTCTTCCACAAGGCGAGTACTGTATTTTACATCCAGACCATATTGATAGTTGGTTATATATTTGATATTTATTTAGGTAGATATTTTATGGTTCTTCATATTTTGTAGTCATTTAGTTCATCTTTCCTGTGTTTAGGCACCTTGATACTCAAGGGACCAGAGGCCTTGAGCACCAAGGAGTCCATTGTAGTAGCCACATAGGTGATGCCTTGAGAACAATGGTCTAAACCTGAATCACATTTACGCAGATCTTCACGAaaggaattgatgcagatactGTTGTTCTGATGGCGGCCTGAGCTCCAGGGTTGAAAACCAGGATGCAATAGATGCTTGCTGACCTCAAGGAGGTAATTATCGATTATGGATTTTCTTTGGATATCAATGTTGATCAGTTCTGCTTAGTATTGATGTCTTTGTTTTTATCATCCATAGGAACAGGCTGGCATTCAAGGGGTCCATTTCCTTCCATATAACCTGACAGATAAGCGAACAGCGTTGACATATATGGACAATGAAGGTAAAATGCATCGGTTCAGCAAAGGTGCACCAGAGCAGGTAACAACTTTCCCGAGTTCTTTCCTAGTTTATTGGATGTTTATCTTCATTCCTGTGAGCGATATGGTTCCCAGATTCTGAATCTTGTACACAAAAAGCCAGATATTGAATGAAGAGTTCATGCTGTGATCAATATGTTAGCTAAGCATCGATTATGATCACTTGCATTAGCATATCAGGTCATAATCTGCTCTATTGTCTCTCTCCTACTgtttattttatatgtattCTACTCGTTCTTTTTTTCAGGCTGTATGGTCTCTGTTTTCATTTGATGTACAGGAAGTTCCagagggaaggaaagaaagcCCTAGAGGTCCATGGCAGTTCATTGGTCTCATGCCTCTCTTTGACCCACCTCGACATGACAGTGCGGAGACCATAAGAAGGGCTATAAACCTTTGAGTAAATGTTAAAATGAGCGGAGCAAGAGTCACTGTAGTCTTCTTGAGAGCAGTAGCTGGTGACACCGTCATCTTTCCTCAGATAAgtacacctctctctctctctcgtcttccTCGATCTGAAACCCTCGGACTCCCTCTCTCATGTCTTTGACCACCCGATaaaatttcttctccttctctcactcCGGTTCTATCTCCTATAAGATTCACATTGGGGGGAAGCCGGTTCTTCACATCGCTTTGAGCCATAAAATCTATGAGGTTTTCCTTCGAACGATCTGTTGTCTCCTCTCTGCTCTCTGTGTCAGCCCAAACCCTGCATTCTTATGTGTTATTCTTTGTACATTGGCTGATGCGGTTACCCCCCAGTTTCTCTATCTCTTCCGAAGCAATATTCATTCTTTGAATGTAAACTATCCGATTTATCTCCGTTCCCCTTGTTTCTCTATCTCTTCCGAAGCAATATTCATTCTTTGAATGTAAACTATCTGATTTATCTCCTTTCCCCTTGTTTCTCCCACGAGTTTTATGCTAATTATCATTATTTCTTAAATCCTTTACATCCTTTCTGGATTTGTTttcaagaaaattaaaacttgTTGATGGGTTCGGGTATTCATTTCAATCAATGGTGAGGATCCCCAGCTTCCTTTTGCGTTCGTTAGATTGTATTTTAGATATGCGAATGCTAAGTATTCCTCTATttgcaaggttttttttttaggtagaaaTATTTGCAAGGTTTGTTTGAAGATATTGTTAACAAATAATGCTCAACATGTATCGTCCAACAAATTGAAGAGGTTAAATGCTTGATTGGAATCATTCGATATGGGCTTCTAATATCATTTGCTTCCGTTCCATCACCTAAGAGGGGATCTTCATGCTCTGTTAAGACATGAAAATAGACCGCTACTTTGGACCCAAATTCCAGATCCCCATAGGCTCCATGAACATCATATCAATGTTCACATTGGGTGTATGGGTCCCAATCTATGATTGGATGGTCCTCACATCACTTCAAAGAATCACCAAACATGAAGGTGGCATCACCCTTCTCCAGAGGATCGGAATTGGGATGCTGTTCTCGATCCTGTCCTGTCCGTGGTGGTTCCTGGCATTGTTTAGGACAGGGCTTTGGCCATCAGTCACACCCAGCCAATGTCGGTTTTTGGTTCTCCTTATGGGCTTCTACAAGGCCTTCAATATAATTGGACAGATCGAGTTTTATTACAAGGAATTCCTCGAATACATTAAAAGCATCGCCAATTCGCTTCTCTCATGCACCATTGGAGGGGGTGAATTACCTAAGCAGcttacttgtggttattgtgcaccaaaaaaccaaaaagcacATCCATGATTGGTTGGACAACAATATCAATGCTGTGAGGATTGATTACGTCAACTTCCTTATGACAGCTCTGAGTGTTCTATGCGCACATGGATACCATTGCAAGGTTAGTACTATTACTAGTGTGCAAGAGACATCAGATGCCCTATCTTTCCAaggttctctttttttcttcctatttgTTACAATTATGACATATTATTCTCTTCTCTGATTCCTACATACATTAAAGCTCAGAGGAGGAGCATAGTACACTACACATATTAATCTAACCTACTTATCTACTCTAGCAACTCAAGTGCTTGGTCGAGTTTAATTCACTATCCGCATGCCCATCTTCTCCTGCAACTTGcacactagtagtagtactaccCATGTAATGGTATCCATGTGCACATATCAGAAAGTAGATTAAATTTAAGACACCCAAAGCTGCTATAAGGAAGTAAAAGTAATCAATCCTCCCAACATTGATATCGTTGTCCAACAAATCATGACcgtgttttttggttttgtggTACACAATCACCACAAGTAAGCTGCTTAGGTAATTTGCCCCTACAATGGCGCATCAGACAAGCAAATTGACATTGTTTTTCATGTGTTCAGGGAATTGCTTGTAATAAAATTCAATCTGTCCGATTATATTGAAGGCTTCGTAGAAGCCCATAAGGAGAGCCAAAAGACCAACATTGGCTGGGCGTGGTTGATAACCAAAGCCCTCCTCTTCTCCTCAACAATGCCAATAACCACCATGGACAAGACATGATCGAAAACAACATCCCAATTCTGATCATTTGGAGAAGGGTGATGCCACGTTCATGTGACAACTCTCCGATCATAGATTGAGACCCATATATTCAATGTGAACATTGATATGATGATGCCCAAGGAACCTACATGGATCTGGAATTCGGGTCCAAGTGGCCTTCCATTTTCAAGGTTTGACTGAGCGTGAAGATCCCCTATTGGGCGATGAAAAAGGAAACAGATGATATTAGAAGCCCATATTGGCACAATTCCAATCAAGCATTTAACATATTCGATCTATTGGATGCTGCAGAGCTTCCATGGGCTATATCTCCATCTACCACTATTGCAACTTTGTTCAAGCATTTGGAGAAGTGAGTATTTATCATCCAGCTTTTTTTCGTCCAGATACTTTCACTGATTCTAACAAGTTGCATCGGCTTCTGTCACTATATTaaacaagaaaacccaaaatcctaatGGTCAGAGCTCTTTGGTTTCCTCTAGGAGAGACTGTGTATCCAATATGGTCCTCAAGCATCTCCTTCAATCCAATCTCACTTCACAGATTTCAGTCCTTGAATACCCGGAAATCCCTCCTGCAGATTCctcctttcttttcatttttgttccATTGTCAGTAGTTCATTACTTTGTAGATTGTACTCTGTTTCATAACCTAGTTGGCGTTTCGTTTCTGGTGGCCATTAATCTCTGACCTGTTTCCGTTGGATAACTCTAATGTCTTGGTAAATTCTACACCGAATTTTTCCGTAAGATCTTCTCTCATCGCACTCAACAAACTTAGAATGGGAGTCTATTCACTCTAGACATAATCTGATCTCTCCTACCTTGACACAGTCCCAAGCATCTGCGACAGGAACTGAGCTTTGGATTGCTGAAAATTATTTCTCCTTCAGGTGTGAGTTTGGTTCGATTCACCTTTTTTCTCAATCTTATCTATCCTTGGTTCCATTTCCGTTTGAAGCCTGATGTGCTTCGTTGTGTTGATTCTTGTTCAGTGCTTTGATCTCCTCTTACGTTCCTTCTctcgcttcttcttcttcatccataCCTCCATTCTCAATCAGAGGAAATAATTTTAGAgcttcattctctctctctctctcttacacgGTAGAGAGGTCTTATTGAAGCAATCTGTGCAGAGAACAGCAACGAACTTTTCTAATGGTTTCAGTATTGCTTCTTTATGATCAGGTGTTTGCTGATGTAGAAGGAGGAAAAAACAGtaagaaaatagataaaaatgAATTTGGGGGAATTGTGAAAGGTACTCTTGAGAAATATGCAATCAGCTTGAAGCTAACTCTGTTTTTCATGATCTTGACAGTTGAAGGAGGTTGGTACAAATATTCCCAGGACCTATGTATCAGGAAACCACAACCATTATATTATCATATACTAATCTTTAGAAACAACCTTTAGAATCATATGAATGCTTGCAAAGAGTTTTCTTGTGTATTCCAAAATTTAATAGTTCTTTATTATGGTCTCCAGGGAATATTTTACTTTGTTGTAAATGAATCCAACAAATAATATTGACATTGTAGAACATTTTTCTTTTGGCTTGTATCAACTGTATTGTGATAGAGtatcctataaaatttcaaaattttatgtaTCATGTAGTTGTTTCAACCTAGTTCTTTTGTATATGGGATCTGGATGCCCTTGATCAGGCTACCAGCTTTCTTCTATATCTTCTTAGAAGAAGTTTTTTGCAGAAGTTATTtgctttcctctttcttctgaATAGTAGTTGTTAGAAGAAGGAAATAGAACAGCACCATTTCTTGGCAACTACTCTGTTTGGCTTAGTTTCTAAATGAATCTGTATGGGGTGTGGCTAATGATGATGACATTTGCAAGATTCTTTGATCCATGATAATGCTCTCCACCCTTTTCTTCTGAGGAAAAGGGTGAGACATTTTTGTCTTGTATGTTAGAATGAA
The nucleotide sequence above comes from Telopea speciosissima isolate NSW1024214 ecotype Mountain lineage chromosome 3, Tspe_v1, whole genome shotgun sequence. Encoded proteins:
- the LOC122654231 gene encoding plasma membrane ATPase 1-like gives rise to the protein MARLAPEAKVLRDGKWSKEDASVLVPGGIISFKLGDISQADTRLLDGDALRIGQSALIGESLPVSKGPGDGVYSGSTCKQGEIEAVVIATAVHTFFGKAAHLAHSTNQVGHFQKVLTAIGNFCICSISVGVIVETIVMYPIQHRKYRLGIDNLYLHSLYDLSQHIFTKGIDADTVVLMAA